The Triticum dicoccoides isolate Atlit2015 ecotype Zavitan chromosome 6A, WEW_v2.0, whole genome shotgun sequence genome has a window encoding:
- the LOC119317155 gene encoding wall-associated receptor kinase 2-like produces the protein MLLTLIAVLASAWPAAAAASQPPSGTCQRRCGDVDIPYPFGIARGCYLYTGENDVTFGLTCNLTADGTYRPFCFEVEVLGVSVARGQARVRNEINPWCYNATSRSMDGGSSMWTDFSDSSFMLSDEDNRFTVVGCNSLAYVSSKDASQFATGSTYMTGCMATCPGAGRLENGSCSGMGCCQAAIPRGINSYDVVFEEKFNTTAIANFSRCSYAVLVEAAWFDFRTTYVTAGDFMASTGGKVPLVLDWVVGKVTCREAMRNTTAYACVSSSSVCVDSRNGPGYLCNCSRGYQGNPYMQGGCRDIDECGDGGISYPCSAPGTCINTPGGFRCACPDKTTGNAYTGTCEAKKSQLGAHIAIGVSISVVVLVISMSCAYLIHERRSLATVKRRYFKQHGGLMLFEEMKSKQGVSFTLFTKEELEEATGRFDERNVIGKGGNGTVYKGTLKDSRTVAIKRCKLINDRQKKEFGKEMLILSQINHRNVVRLYGCCLEVEVPMLVYEFVPNGTLYQLIHRHGARAPLPLATRLKIAHEGAEALAYLHSWASPPIIHGDVKSPNMLIDDGHTVKVSDFGASTLAPTDEAQFVTFVQGTCGYLDPEYMQTCKLTDKSDVYSFGVVLLELLTRRKALNLQAAEGEEKNLSSHFLLAASTSKLDEIVDAQIVDEQSIEVIEQVAEIAKQCLEMGSERRPSMREVAEELGGLRRRLLAQHPWGQKSSEETEALLAVGSPPPASNCSEIELSNAYVSLDDSAYLGVQSPR, from the exons ATGCTTCTTACCTTGATCGCCGTGCTCGCTTCGGCGTGGCCCGCGGCGGCAGCGGCATCGCAACCACCGAGCGGAACATGCCAGCGGCGGTGCGGCGACGTGGACATCCCGTACCCGTTCGGCATCGCCCGCGGGTGCTACCTCTACACGGGCGAGAACGACGTGACCTTCGGCCTCACCTGCAACCTCACCGCCGACGGCACCTACAGGCCCTTCTGCTTCGAGGTCGAGGTCCTGGGCGTGTCCGTGGCCCGCGGGCAGGCGCGCGTCCGCAACGAGATCAACCCGTGGTGCTACAACGCCACGTCCCGGTCCATGGACGGGGGGAGCAGCATGTGGACGGACTTCTCCGACTCGTCCTTCATGCTGTCCGACGAGGACAACCGGTTCACCGTGGTCGGGTGCAACTCGCTCGCCTACGTGAGCTCCAAGGACGCGTCCCAGTTCGCGACGGGCTCCACGTACATGACCGGGTGCATGGCCACGTGCCCGGGCGCCGGCCGGCTGGAGAACGGCTCCTGCTCCGGCATGGGCTGCTGCCAGGCGGCCATCCCCAGGGGGATCAACTCGTACGACGTGGTGTTTGAGGAGAAGTTCAACACCACCGCGATCGCTAACTTCAGCCGGTGCAGCTACGCGGTCCTGGTCGAGGCGGCGTGGTTCGACTTCCGCACCACCTACGTCACCGCCGGCGACTTCATGGCGTCCACCGGCGGGAAGGTTCCGCTGGTGCTCGACTGGGTGGTAGGGAAGGTGACGTGCCGGGAGGCGATGCGGAACACCACGGCCTACGCCTGCGTCAGCAGCAGCAGCGTGTGCGTGGATTCGAGGAACGGCCCGGGATATCTCTGCAACTGCTCTCGTGGGTACCAAGGCAACCCATACATGCAAGGCGGCTGCCGAG ataTTGACGAGTGCGGCGATGGTGGAATCAGTTACCCGTGCTCTGCTCCTGGTACCTGCATCAACACCCCGGGAGGATTCAGGTGCGCTTGCCCTGACAAGACAACAGGCAACGCTTATACTGGCACATGCGAGGCCAAGAAATCTCAACTTGGAGCGCACATTGCAATTG GTGTTAGCATCAGCGTAGTTGTACTGGTAATTAGCATGTCCTGCGCCTACCTGATCCACGAAAGGAGGAGCCTCGCCACCGTAAAGCGGAGGTACTTCAAGCAGCACGGAGGCCTCATGCTGTTCGAGGAGATGAAGTCAAAGCAAGGAGTGTCCTTCACGCTGTTCACCAAGGAGGAGCTAGAGGAGGCAACCGGCAGATTCGACGAGCGAAATGTGATCGGGAAGGGAGGCAACGGCACTGTCTACAAGGGCACCCTCAAGGACAGCCGAACAGTGGCCATAAAGCGGTGCAAGCTCATCAACGACCGGCAGAAGAAGGAGTTCGGGAAGGAGATGCTCATCCTGTCCCAGATCAACCACCGGAACGTCGTCAGGCTCTACGGCTGCTGCCTCGAGGTGGAGGTCCCCATGCTCGTCTACGAGTTCGTCCCCAACGGCACCCTGTACCAGCTCATCCACCGCCACGGAGCGCGCGCCCCCCTGCCCCTGGCGACGCGCCTCAAGATCGCGCACGAGGGCGCCGAGGCGCTCGCGTACCTGCACTCCTGGGCCTCGCCGCCGATCATCCACGGCGACGTCAAGTCGCCCAACATGCTCATCGACGACGGCCACACCGTCAAGGTCTCCGACTTCGGGGCCTCCACGCTGGCCCCGACGGACGAGGCCCAGTTCGTGACGTTTGTCCAGGGCACCTGCGGCTACCTCGACCCGGAGTACATGCAGACCTGCAAGCTGACGGACAAGAGCGACGTGTACAGCTTCGGCgtcgtcctcctggagctgctcaccCGGAGGAAGGCGCTCAACCTTCAGGCCGCCGAGGGCGAGGAGAAGAACCTCTCGTCGCACTTCCTTCTCGCCGCGAGCACGAGCAAGCTGGACGAGATAGTGGACGCCCAGATCGTGGACGAGCAGAGCATCGAGGTGATTGAGCAGGTGGCAGAGATAGCAAAGCAGTGCCTGGAGATGGGCAGCGAGAGGAGACCCTCCATGCGCGAGGTTGCAGAAGAGCTTGGCGGGCTAAGGAGGCGTCTGCTTGCGCAGCATCCGTGGGGCCAAAAGAGTTCCGAGGAGACGGAAGCCTTGCTTGCTGTTGGGTCGCCACCGCCAGCAAGCAATTGCTCCGAGATTGAGCTTAGCAATGCATATGTCAGCCTGGACGATTCTGCGTATCTGGGAGTGCAATCCCCACGGTGA